AAATAAAGTTGTTTGTGGACTTGGAAAGCGGCTGGGCATTTTATCCTGAACTGATTTGCTCAGGGTTCCCCCTTTTTGCAATAAATGTTCAGATAAATTCTAGTCCCATTTTAAACACTGCAGAATTTTGCCAGTGCCTTGCCAAGTGCTATTTTTAAGAGGCAAAATGTTAAAGATTGCATCAATTAATTTTCCTCCTCCCACCATCTTTTCCTTGTTGATCTTATGGAAGTATCGTCAGTCCTTTCTGGTTTGATAAATGATTTACTTGCACCAAACTTGTACATTttagaatttttctgcaaatttcttTTCGTGGAAGCTGCATATTCCATACCTCCATCATTTTTTATGTTACGTTTTTTAGAGGCAGCTGGTTCTGCAAAACCATCATGCTTTCTGTTTGGAACAAACGACAAAGCTTTTTTCCAGTCACCTGTGTCCTTTAAACACAGCAGAATGCGAATCATTTGGTCAAGGGTTAGATTTTTAGCACCAACATCCCATTTCAAGTATCTGTCTAATGGAAGTCTTGCAGTGGCTAGATTAAGCCTTTTGGCATTTGCTAGAGATAATCCTGTTTGTTGACATCTGTCAACTAATGaaccaataatatatattttagtatgatCAAAATGTTTTAACTCATTGGGGGAATCTGCTGTTAAGTACACAAGTTGTTCTTTAGGAAACATTTCAACATGAGATTTATCTGTGGCTGTGACAAAAACATTATCCCAAGCCCCAATATAGCGCTTTACAAGTTCTTTATGGTACATACTATAAGGCTGCAGGCTGCAGAAGTATATATGGAAAGGATCAGTACTTCTTCTGTTCCAGCCTTCAGACTCCATAAGCTGACACACAGTGTTTTCTAACTCATAACGCgacatatttttttcatataccATATCAAACACTAATGGTTGTCCGAATTTCATTGCTTGGACACATTTCCAACGTTGCATTGTATCTATAGACTTATCCCAAACAtgtaataaaaaagtatttttcttttcaggGGTATCTTCTTTTGTTTCTAGTTGATCCAAGCTTTCTATCTTAGACTTACTTTCCTTGAGttcctttttcttttccttccgATTTGTTTTCATAACTTCCCTAACAGAGAGGTACTTTAAGTACTTTTTTCTAGCTGTTTTTGTTGGAAGCTCCATGAGCACTTGTAACTGCTCTGTTGTGATTGACTGAGGCACTGCCCTACCAGCCAGTCTCCACATTTCCACAAGTTCCCGCATTTCATTTAGAGAGGAATCTTCCTGTGTCTCTGTTTTCACCATTTCAGCATTTCCAATATCTGATTTCAAGATGCTTTTCCACTCTTCTAAATCTAATGTTTCATTAGGTTCTGACTTAGCTTCTTCTTTCCTCACGTGGTTGGATAACATTATCTTTCTAGACTGAGTGAGTTGATGCGAGGCTTTTAACAATGACAAGCTTCTACCTTCCTGCACCAAAGTATGGACAGCAGAACATCGAATGGTTCGCAAGAGTGTATTCACAAATGCCATTTTCCAAACCTAGTAGATGGTCcaatacctttaaaaaaaatatgcataagTTAGGAATGGTCGAATGTGACCCAAAAAGTAATTTGTATGTCATGCTTTTATACACACATGGATGTATCTGATACATTCAATAAAAAGCCTGTGCTTATTCAGTTAACAGCAATTTTTAACATTCTATCTAATATGACAAATTTAGAGTGCTCAATTTCATTCATATAATTACATGAAAATACATTGCAGAGCACAATCATATATATGCAtgcgtatatgtatatattaagtaTTTTAACTGTCAAAACCACTATACAAGAGCTACATTTCATACATTACACTTTTACTTTTTTCCCAATAAATGTGCATTCAAAGCCCTTCCTATCACATATGATGCAACTGCAGAAAACATAAATGGATACTGCCCCCTAATAATACAGGTACTCCAGAGAATTGTGGCAATTCATTAGCCAGCCACCCCAAATTTTACAACAGCAAGAGGAACGTTGTGCAAAGTTTACTTATTATTTATGTCACTTATAGGTAGAACTATTCACTTAGTACAGGCAACTTTTTGGTAGTTTACTGTAATTGGGATGTAATCATTCCTTAACAGCAAGATACTGATGTAGAGAAAAACCCTGCAAACATAACTCCCAGTCTCCGCATGCCAAAAGTGCTGCGACATGTGGACCCATATATCGCAAATTCCGTCAACAATTCTCACCAACCTTGCCAAGGTGAAAAGAACTAGCCTTCTGCATGTCATTTACAAACAACCATGCTGCAACGGGGAACCAAGTAAAGGAGTACATGAACTTCCGCTTCCTGTCAGCGGATTAGCGTTCCAACATGTGTGAGTCGTTCCGTACCAGATCGGTTCCTGTTCCTACAAGGTATAGCGATAACCTGGAAGTGAAATTTATATGGCTGTCTGTGTATTTACCTGAGTTAGAGACGCCTAGGCGTTTTAAATTGATTTATAAAGTTTATACAGTTTAGccgtgtgtttttgtttttttacttgagATGTAGATGTATTTTTGCAGCCGTAGCCGAGTGCCATAATCCAACCAGTAAGTCTCTTTACTTAAGAACATTTTCAGGCTGGCTGAAGTTTTTCTTTAGGATTTAAAAATGCGTATGATGCTGCCTTGCTGCATGCCTTTGGCATGGTTTGTTCCTTTAGTGAGTTTACACAGAAACATGGTTATGCATCAAAATATCACTTCTGAAACGGCATGTCATTGTAACCTATCTGCTAACAAATGTCTAGGAGTTACCTGCTTGTGGGCAAGTCACCTGAACTGGTCAAATTTGCTTTTACTAATACAATAAGTGGTCAACCAAAATAGAATTGTTGACTAATTTTGGAATAAATATGGGCACAGACTCCACCCACCAGTTGGCCCAGGGGTTAATTTCTACAGATTAGTGCACTTTTGGGCATTTTGGCATGTTGATCATGGCATTAATAGAATAGAGGGGAATATTACAATGAGTTAGCTGAAACAGagtaaaacaaaacattaaagaaAAGGTTTGTAAACctcatgtatcagtgacagaaaATAACTTGATCTTCAGGAGAAGAACTTTCAACCATTGTGCTTGAGATCTAGGATCTCATGCAATAATAgctttatttaacttttatttttcataatattgTACATTATAAATTTTTTGGGGCAGTTTATTCCAGTACCATTTACCACAGGTTTCTAACAGTAGCTACTAGTTCCACAGGATACAGTAGACTAGCCAATAAGACTACTTATCATTAATTGGTTGAGATATGGTTTAAACTGATTTGCTATTGTTTCTTTTAAGTCGTTAGTAAGTCTGCCCACTAGACACAACTTGAGTAAAtgccccatacacggtaagattcgctcgcttggcgatcttcacccgatatccccacctacgggtgggcgatattggggagcgtgtaggctaattcgatcgtttggctctggggccaaatgatcgaattatattggcggtaaTGGGGCAgacggttcagggaccgcatcaacgagccgatgcggtccccgatccgactgaatcttttaacatggccgatcgatatctgaccaatatcagaccagatattggtcgggcaggcccctcgtttctgcccccacatgggccgataagctgctgaatcggtccaagggaccaataacGGCAACTAcaaccggcccgtgtatggggaccataagaCTTTAGCAGCTTTTTGTCTATAAGCCTATCCTTGAGTGCTTGACATTTTTAAATAGTCATGATTATTCTGCAGCAGAACAATACAGTACCTCAACTTTGTCTGATGtttaaaatggaacattttgtgaAGCTTCTCCCACAAATATTAGACCCATCATTTTATCAATTACACcgtttttaaaaagtaattatgaTGCCAGTGTAGCAATTTGGAAGCCTATCCTTCTGAAATCTTAATATGCAcaaatttatttatataagtcaTTTTTTAATGTTAGTATTACCTAATACAGTGTTTTTTGTAACTTTTCTGAGTAAATTAAAACAGTCTTTTTTTCAGAGTTTATTCTGAATGAGACATCAGTGATCATGAGCTTCCTGCTGCCAAAACTGAGCAGCAAAAGGGATGTGGACCACGCAATAAAAACTACATCAGAGAAGGTCCTCGTTCTCAGATTTGGAAGAGATGAGGATCATGTTTGTCTTCAGCTGGATGACATTGTAAGtgttttgattttatttatttatttaacattgttTGTATTATGCACTGttttttactttatctttttatttttttcagctgtCCAAGACATCCCATGACCTAAGTAAAATGGCAACTATATACATTGTTGACGTTGATAAGGTGCCAGTCTACACTCGGTACTTTGATATCAGCTACATTCCATctactatttttttctttaatgggcAACATATGAAAGTCGATTATGGGTAAATtcaatttttcttatttttttaaatatttccccCTGCCTTGCCTATCCAGAGACACTCAAGCTCTAGATGCACCAACACCGACATAGCCTCTCACTTGACCACACTGTTTGAAACAATATTGGAAACGGGAAACCCTCTGAACTTCCAAGCACATATAGTACTAATTCCCACAAAAGGGAAGGACCCAGTGCTCTGTGCCTTTTATAGGCCTATATCCTTGATCAAATGTGACTCCAAAATTGGCCAATTACTTGAAATAATTAATGGCAACTCTTGTGCACTCTGATAAAACTGGATTAATTCTGGCAAGGGCCACGGATGTCAATATATGCCACCTATGCATGGAAAGCCCTGGGAACTGGTTACACTTGACATTGTCCTGTCTAAAAATTTCAGAGTACTGGTCCTACTTTTTTGCTTTCATATCTAAGGTTATGGTTCTGACAATAGATCCCACCCCAGCAACAGCCTCATTTGGACCTGACAACTGGCATAGTCACATTCATAGAGAGCAGAACTCTTCTTTAAATGGTCCTGTACTATTCCAATTCATTGATATCTGGCTCTTATAGGTAGAGAACTTTGACAATAATAGCCCACACTTAATTTAAGGACTGCATTACTTTGAATCTGAACTGATGTGATACTGcataatgcaaataaatacattgtgACATATACCCCTGAACActgaaggtctctataaaaatatattgcacatatatatttctaaaattctgtaccagcccagcacaaccatagccctttagcagtgaatcTTAAGATTCCCCAGGAGTTCCCTATCTTGTACtgatgagggtttttttttcctgtgctctCCTCCATTCCACCACAGGGAACGCAGGAAAAACACTTCAGTATGAACCCTTAGGCAGGTGCAGTAAGTGCATTATATAAAATTGCCTTTAtacctttgtttgtttgttaggGGTTagcactccggttgggggaaacaacaGTCCCTGTCGACGCTAAGCCACCTGCACTGGGAGGTTGTGGCACTGCTCATCATGTGCATATGAGTGCCACAACCTCCCGGAGCGGTGAAGAGTCAACACTAAATATATTGCCCAAACAAGTCTCGGGGAAAACAGGAAAGTGGAAAGTTAAATACACACCCCACTTAGTGTTAAGAATATACATACTGCTGCAGCAAAATTGAccatttttaattgatgtttttaAACAATGTCAGTAAATCTTAAGTTATAAACAATCATGGTGGGAGGTGCCCATTAGACATTCCTGGAAACAAATTGCCTAATATGATGGAGTTGCTAGCAAAATCCCCACTTCTCACTTACTGCTGAGTACTTGTTGGTAATTTGAAATGACATACACGTCAATGTTCTGTGAATTAAGGGAGTAAGATTTGGGATTGGGGCTCGTAGTCACACCTTGGCCAGATTAACTATATCTAGTACCCATGCCTGCACTAGATGAAACTGTCGCAATTACTGAACTACTTCCTATTGTATACTGCTTCACAACTCCCTGATCAGAAATTAAAATAACGAAAAATGCAAGTTATTAAATATTTAGTATCAATGCAGACTTTCTTGTTTTCTAAGTCACAATTGTCTGTTGTTTTCTTCTTTAGGTCTCCAGACCACACAAAGTTTGTAGGAAGTTTCAAGACGAAACAGGATTTTATTGATCTCATTGAAGTCATCTACCGTGGAGCAATGCGTGGAAAGCTAATTGTGCAAAGTCCAATAGACCCTCAAAATATTCCCAGATATGATCTTCTTTACCAGGGTGTTTAGTATAAATGCATTGGTGGaggatcagattttttttctgatttcccTTGTTGATACACTTTTGttgtaaaatagaaaatgtatttattatattagtacatgtttaaaaatgtttcaaataAAATTACCAAGTAAAACATTTTAAGTGACTTTCTATCAATTATGTTCCATTCTAACTTCATTCTGTTGTTACCCCAAAATATCaaggtttttatttcatttttaactcAGTAGGTTATTTTTTAACATAAGAAACAAATTAGGAAACTCCCAAGCGGGTGTTCC
This sequence is a window from Xenopus tropicalis strain Nigerian chromosome 2, UCB_Xtro_10.0, whole genome shotgun sequence. Protein-coding genes within it:
- the trmt10c gene encoding tRNA methyltransferase 10 homolog C precursor (The RefSeq protein has 1 substitution compared to this genomic sequence) produces the protein MAFVNTLLRTIRCSAVHTLVQEGRSLSLLKASHQLTQSRKIMLSNHVRKEEAKSEPNETLDLEEWKSILKSDIGNAEMVKTETQEDSSLNEMQELVEMWRLAGRAVPQSITTEQLQVLMELPTKTARKKYLKYLSVREVMKTNRKEKKKELKESKSKIESLDQLETKEDTPEKKNTFLLHVWDKSIDTMQRWKCVQAMKFGQPLVFDMVYEKNMSRYELENTVCQLMESEGWNRRSTDPFHIYFCSLQPYSMYHKELVKRYIGAWDNVFVTATDKSHVEMFPKEQLVYLTADSPNELKHFDHTKIYIIGSLVDRCQQTGLSLANAKRLNLATARLPLDRYLKWDVGAKNLTLDQMIRILLCLKDTGDWKKALSFVPNRKHDGFAEPAASKKRNIKNDGGMEYAASTKRNLQKNSKMYKFGASKSFIKPERTDDTSIRSTRKRWWEEEN
- the txnl4b gene encoding thioredoxin-like protein 4B isoform X1; the encoded protein is MSFLLPKLSSKRDVDHAIKTTSEKVLVLRFGRDEDHVCLQLDDILSKTSHDLSKMATIYIVDVDKVPVYTRYFDISYIPSTIFFFNGQHMKVDYGSPDHTKFVGSFKTKQDFIDLIEVIYRGAMRGKLIVQSPIDPQNIPRYDLLYQGV